A stretch of Lysinibacillus agricola DNA encodes these proteins:
- a CDS encoding GNAT family N-acetyltransferase, whose translation MTNYQLVYDYKDNQKYRESFNDLAKLVFDLDFNQWYEKGCWNDQYICYSYLDGDKVIANASISKMTVVVNGKEYKAIQIGSVMTHPDYRHKGLARKLMDDIIDKYEEQCEFIYLFANETVLDFYPKFGFSRVQESRYFLNADNLKKKSNTAIRKLDIENSNDLSLLKLYAKERIPASSILSVKDNESLLMFYFLIAFPNSIYFVEEEGIIVLFEKEDEELHLFDVISRRKIDVEEVLSYITSSDIKRIIFHFISDCNDVESEVIEAEDDVLFIRPMIKFGIERPLFPLTSHS comes from the coding sequence ATGACAAATTATCAATTAGTATATGATTACAAGGACAATCAAAAATATAGAGAAAGTTTCAATGACTTAGCAAAGTTAGTTTTTGATTTAGATTTTAACCAATGGTATGAAAAAGGATGCTGGAACGATCAATATATCTGTTATTCATATTTGGATGGAGATAAAGTTATTGCCAACGCATCAATAAGTAAAATGACTGTAGTTGTAAACGGTAAGGAATATAAAGCCATACAAATTGGTTCAGTAATGACACATCCAGATTATCGTCATAAAGGTTTAGCAAGAAAATTAATGGATGACATCATTGACAAATATGAGGAGCAATGTGAATTTATCTATTTATTTGCGAATGAAACAGTCCTTGATTTTTATCCGAAGTTTGGGTTTTCGAGAGTACAAGAAAGTAGGTATTTTTTAAATGCTGATAATTTAAAGAAAAAATCAAATACAGCAATCCGAAAATTAGATATTGAAAATAGCAACGATTTATCTTTATTGAAATTGTATGCGAAGGAGAGAATTCCAGCGTCGTCGATCTTAAGTGTGAAAGATAATGAAAGTTTACTTATGTTCTATTTTCTTATTGCATTTCCTAATTCAATTTATTTTGTCGAAGAAGAAGGCATTATTGTATTATTCGAAAAAGAGGATGAGGAATTACATCTTTTTGATGTTATTAGTCGAAGAAAAATTGATGTAGAAGAGGTTTTAAGCTATATTACATCATCGGATATAAAAAGAATTATCTTTCATTTTATCTCTGATTGTAATGATGTGGAATCTGAAGTAATAGAAGCGGAGGACGATGTGTTGTTTATTCGACCGATGATAAAATTTGGGATAGAACGACCTTTATTTCCATTAACATCACATTCGTAA